In the Candidatus Cloacimonadota bacterium genome, CTCAATGATAAAGACATCTCAGATGGAAAGATCATTTTTTTACAATAAAAACTTTACATAAATTTTTGTATTTTTTATAAGTACTTAACATTCTTATTGTAGAATGAATAAAATATGGATAAAAAAATACTCGTAAGAATTATTGCAGGTAGTAAGTCTGATATGCAGTACGTAGAGCAGACGCAGCAGGTACTCGAAGATTTTGGTGTGCCCTACGATATGCATATCTCTTCCGCACACAGAAATCCAGAAAGAACTGAAAAACTTGCCAAAGATTCAGAAAAGGTTGGAATACAGGTAATAATTGCGCTTGCTGGTATGGCTGCTGCTCTTCCTGGCATTATTGCTGCAATGACAACGATTCCCGTAATTGGTGTTCCCCTTCCCGGCTCCGCATTGAATGGTATTGATTCGCTCTACTCGATAGTTCAGATGCCCACTGGTATTCCTGTTGCCGGTGTTGGTATTGGTAATTCCGGTGCAAAAAATGCTGCCTACCTTGCAGTCTCAATTTTAAGTTTGCATAATGATGAATATAAGGAAAAATTAAAAAAATATCGAACTGGTTGGAACGATTAAGTAAATTGTTCAGCTGGGAAGGAGAAAGATGAAGAAAGTTGGATTGATAGTTGTTGTATTATTTTTTAGCGTTAACTTAGTATATGGAGATGTTTTTATTACAGAGTTAGCGGATCCAAACAATGATGCTACTGCTCGTTACATAGAATTGTACAATTCGGGTGTGTCATCAGTGGATTTTTCCGAGGGAAGCAGCTGGAGAATTGATAAATATACCAATGCTTCTGCTTCTGTAAGTCAAACTTTAAATTTAACTGGTACAATACCAGCTGGAGGCTTCTATATTATTGCAACAGGAACAAATGATGGCCACTTCCTTTCAGTTTATGGTGTCAGTGCTAATCAATTTGATGGGGCATATGATAATGTTGCAGGTAGTAATGGTGATGACAATTTGGAATTGTATAACGGCAGTGGAACTCTAGTTGATCAATTTGGTGTTCCCGGCGAAGACGGCACAGGTACAACTCATGAATTTGAGGATGGACGTGCTGAGAGAAAAGGAACAGTTACAACTGGAAATACAACTTGGGATGTTAATGAATGGAATATTGATAATGATAGTGGGGGGGGAGATGGTCCACAAGATGCACCTGATGACTTTGATCCAGCTCAATGGATTGGAGCTGCAACCCCAACAATTACTCTTAGTACTACATCTTTAAACAACTTTACGTATGTTTTTGGAAATGGTCCTTCTTCAGAGCAATCATTCACAGCTGAGGGATCAGACCTATCAGCAGATATTTCTATTACTTCCCCAACAAATTATCAAATTTCTACGGGAACTGGTGGTTCCTTTGTTGCTACAAATCCAATAACTTTAACTCAATCTGGTGGAACAGTTAACTCAACGACTATTTATGTCAGATTAAAAGCTGGATTAAGTGTAAATAGCTATAATAATGAAAATATTTCTGCGACCTCTTCAGGTGCTACAAGTAAAACAGTTAGTTGTAGTGGAGCTGTAACAGGAACTACACCTGTTGAACCATCAATAGGTGATCTGATAATTTCTGAAATAGTTGGTGATGACGCAGATGGTAATGCAAGTAATGATAACGGTTTTATGGAAATCTATAATAATACATCCAGTACAATAAGTCTTAATAATATACAAGCAAGATATTACAATTCGAATCCTGGCCCTGTTTCAGGTACATACGATTTATCGGGTTATATTGAAGCAGGTGGTTATATGGTTTTAACACAAAATAATACTGGATTTAATTC is a window encoding:
- the purE gene encoding 5-(carboxyamino)imidazole ribonucleotide mutase — translated: MDKKILVRIIAGSKSDMQYVEQTQQVLEDFGVPYDMHISSAHRNPERTEKLAKDSEKVGIQVIIALAGMAAALPGIIAAMTTIPVIGVPLPGSALNGIDSLYSIVQMPTGIPVAGVGIGNSGAKNAAYLAVSILSLHNDEYKEKLKKYRTGWND
- a CDS encoding lamin tail domain-containing protein, with product MKKVGLIVVVLFFSVNLVYGDVFITELADPNNDATARYIELYNSGVSSVDFSEGSSWRIDKYTNASASVSQTLNLTGTIPAGGFYIIATGTNDGHFLSVYGVSANQFDGAYDNVAGSNGDDNLELYNGSGTLVDQFGVPGEDGTGTTHEFEDGRAERKGTVTTGNTTWDVNEWNIDNDSGGGDGPQDAPDDFDPAQWIGAATPTITLSTTSLNNFTYVFGNGPSSEQSFTAEGSDLSADISITSPTNYQISTGTGGSFVATNPITLTQSGGTVNSTTIYVRLKAGLSVNSYNNENISATSSGATSKTVSCSGAVTGTTPVEPSIGDLIISEIVGDDADGNASNDNGFMEIYNNTSSTISLNNIQARYYNSNPGPVSGTYDLSGYIEAGGYMVLTQNNTGFNSEYSFDADFAAGGSFYFNGGDDGVDIYLTTSKAEVLDEFNDNGDDGTPFIWDDSKDYERTSTSAGNTLDSWTAVSSTGTPGAENGHTLPVTLSTFTAQYINSKPTLYWSTKSEYDNIGWFIYRNITEDFTSADKITGMIEGHGTTTQQQDYIYTDIGELQTEQTYYYWLESVDYGGTVHHYNMVAHVTIPDPNDPGQQVVPPTAYNVSADPSPFSQSTRISFALTQSGMVDLSIYNVKGELVKTYSTTAVTADEIVEFEWNGKDDAGKILSNGVYLYAVKVNGKDYATKRMILMR